A single genomic interval of Phocoenobacter uteri harbors:
- the mutT gene encoding 8-oxo-dGTP diphosphatase MutT yields MNEKPNPKPDTNSKPLVQVAAAIIRNEFGQIYLAQRLEGQDFAQALEFPGGKVDKGETPEQAVARELEEEVGIHILGAFPYEHFTFEYPTKIIEFFFYLVEEWIGEPFGREGQEGFWIEQSELDPEQFPPANEQLIKRLRLEAQE; encoded by the coding sequence ATGAATGAGAAACCCAACCCCAAACCTGACACAAACTCAAAACCCTTAGTTCAAGTTGCTGCTGCGATTATTCGCAATGAATTTGGACAAATTTATTTAGCCCAACGCCTTGAAGGACAAGATTTTGCACAGGCACTGGAATTTCCAGGTGGCAAAGTCGATAAAGGCGAAACGCCAGAACAAGCGGTGGCAAGAGAGCTTGAAGAAGAAGTCGGCATCCATATCTTAGGGGCATTTCCTTATGAACATTTTACTTTTGAATACCCTACTAAAATCATTGAATTTTTCTTTTATTTGGTCGAAGAATGGATAGGCGAACCTTTTGGGCGAGAGGGGCAAGAAGGTTTTTGGATTGAACAATCTGAATTAGATCCTGAGCAATTTCCCCCAGCAAACGAACAACTCATTAAACGACTAAGACTAGAAGCACAGGAATAA
- the orn gene encoding oligoribonuclease, with protein sequence MDHHLNKHNLIWIDLEMTGLDPEKERIIEIATIVTDKDLNILAEGPVLAIHQSDELLNKMSDWCMKTHTANGLIERVKQSKLTERAAELQTISFLKQWVVKGASPICGNSVAQDKRFLYRYMPELADYFHYRHLDVSTLKELATRWKPDILKQFEKKNTHLALDDIRESIGELKFYRSHFIQL encoded by the coding sequence ATGGATCATCATTTAAACAAACATAACCTAATTTGGATCGATCTAGAAATGACAGGGCTTGATCCAGAAAAAGAACGTATTATTGAAATTGCGACAATAGTCACAGATAAAGATCTGAATATTTTAGCCGAAGGGCCAGTACTTGCGATTCATCAAAGTGATGAATTATTAAATAAAATGAGTGACTGGTGTATGAAAACCCACACCGCAAATGGTTTGATCGAGCGTGTAAAACAAAGTAAATTAACCGAGCGTGCAGCAGAATTACAAACTATTTCATTTTTAAAACAATGGGTTGTCAAAGGTGCGTCGCCAATTTGTGGCAACAGTGTGGCACAGGATAAACGTTTTTTATATCGTTATATGCCAGAGCTTGCGGACTATTTTCATTATCGCCATTTAGATGTAAGTACCTTAAAAGAGCTTGCAACTCGTTGGAAACCTGATATTTTAAAACAGTTTGAGAAAAAAAATACTCATTTAGCCTTAGATGATATTCGAGAATCTATTGGAGAGCTCAAATTTTATCGTTCTCATTTTATACAACTATAA
- a CDS encoding N-acetylmuramoyl-L-alanine amidase, translating to MKKMWKNYLFIFLCGGLLTTSTMAFSQPIIVAIDAGHGGKDPGAIGTKYHIQEKTITLGISKKLKKLLDNDPHFKGVLTRNGDYFINVNERSEVARKYKANLLISIHADVSPQSHSVQGASVWVLSNRRANDEMGKWLEDHEKQSELLGGIGSVLSSKKDRYLDTTVLDLQFSHVQRAGYAMGKEVLDQLNKVIPLVKSIPQHASLAVLRSPDIPSILVETGFLSNPKEEKYLSQRDYQQKIAMAIYKGLINYRNKNYINLNTTKSNHKKKRLKNSDITHNQSANYYTVQKNDTLFAIAMKHKITLHKLKKLNHIKGNLIYVGQKLKLH from the coding sequence ATGAAAAAAATGTGGAAAAATTATCTTTTTATCTTTTTATGTGGGGGCTTGTTAACAACCTCAACAATGGCTTTTTCACAGCCTATAATTGTTGCAATTGATGCTGGACATGGAGGTAAAGATCCTGGTGCGATTGGGACAAAATATCACATTCAGGAAAAAACAATTACATTGGGAATTTCAAAAAAATTAAAGAAATTGCTTGATAATGATCCACATTTTAAAGGTGTTTTAACACGTAATGGCGATTATTTCATTAATGTTAATGAACGTTCCGAAGTTGCTCGTAAATATAAAGCAAATTTATTAATTTCTATTCACGCAGATGTTTCGCCACAATCTCATAGTGTTCAAGGTGCATCGGTTTGGGTTTTATCTAATCGTCGAGCAAATGATGAAATGGGTAAATGGCTTGAAGATCATGAAAAACAATCTGAATTGCTGGGAGGAATTGGAAGCGTTCTTTCCAGTAAAAAAGATCGTTATCTTGATACCACTGTTTTAGATTTGCAATTTTCACACGTACAACGTGCAGGATATGCAATGGGCAAAGAAGTATTAGATCAGCTAAATAAAGTAATTCCGCTTGTAAAATCAATACCTCAGCACGCAAGCCTTGCGGTGTTACGTTCGCCAGATATTCCTTCAATTTTAGTAGAAACAGGTTTTTTATCTAATCCAAAAGAAGAAAAATATTTATCTCAACGAGATTATCAACAAAAAATTGCAATGGCGATCTATAAAGGATTAATAAATTATCGTAATAAAAATTATATTAACCTAAATACAACAAAATCAAACCACAAAAAAAAGCGGTTAAAAAATAGTGACATTACGCATAATCAATCAGCAAATTATTATACTGTACAAAAGAACGATACTCTTTTTGCTATTGCGATGAAGCATAAGATAACGTTGCATAAATTAAAAAAATTAAATCATATTAAAGGCAATCTCATTTATGTAGGACAAAAATTAAAATTACATTAA
- the lptC gene encoding LPS export ABC transporter periplasmic protein LptC: MNIRLNIILFIIVVLLGGWYFYQQQDSNHLESLIKREGQPEYVGDKVTTSVYDTNGKAQYFAEADEIKNYEATGKVELINPLLSLFNDVNSLKEWQITSLQAEISKDKILHLIGNVKIESLGETQLQSIETDELSVNLNTQDIFTQKHIFVKGIGFSSEGIGLQGNLKQQSAQLKSNVKTLIEPTKLDKK, from the coding sequence ATGAATATACGTTTAAATATTATCCTTTTTATTATTGTTGTTCTACTTGGTGGTTGGTATTTTTATCAGCAACAAGACAGCAATCATTTAGAAAGCTTAATAAAAAGAGAAGGGCAACCCGAATATGTCGGGGATAAAGTCACAACTTCTGTTTATGATACCAATGGTAAAGCACAATATTTTGCCGAAGCAGATGAAATTAAAAACTATGAAGCAACAGGAAAAGTTGAACTAATCAACCCCTTATTAAGTCTGTTTAATGATGTTAATTCATTAAAAGAGTGGCAAATTACCTCTTTACAGGCAGAAATTAGTAAAGATAAGATCTTACATTTAATCGGAAATGTAAAAATTGAAAGTTTAGGCGAAACACAATTACAATCTATTGAAACAGATGAACTTTCTGTTAATTTGAATACACAAGATATTTTTACCCAAAAACATATTTTTGTGAAAGGAATTGGTTTTAGTAGTGAGGGAATTGGATTGCAAGGTAATTTAAAACAACAATCGGCACAATTAAAATCAAATGTAAAAACGCTCATTGAACCGACTAAATTAGATAAAAAATAA
- the secA gene encoding preprotein translocase subunit SecA, with protein MITKLATAIFGSSNDRTLRRLRKRVYQINKLEAEFEQLTDEQLQAKTAEFKQRLADGASLDSLLHEAFATVREASKRVLGLRPFDVQLIGGMVLTERNIAEMRTGEGKTLTATLPCYLNALTGKGVHVVTVNDYLARRDAETNRPLFEFLGMSVAVNVPGLSPAEKQTAYDADITYATNSELGFDYLRDNLANSKEDRFQKNLYYALVDEVDSILIDEARTPLIISGQADDATHIYQAVDQIVPHLIFQEKEDTEEYIGEGDFTLDLKNKQAHLTERGQVKVEELLTKMGLMHENETLYSPARIGLLHHTYAALRAHKLFEKNVDYIIKDGEVVIIDEHTGRTMAGRRWSDGLHQAIEAKEKVEIQAENQTVASITYQNYFRLYEKLAGMTGTADTEAYEFQHIYGLDTIVIPTNRPMIRDDRTDLMFKTEAEKFGAVIKDIQDCIARNQPVLVGTVSIEKSEELSQALNKVGIEHKVLNAKFHQQEAQIIENAGYPGAVTIATNMAGRGTDIVLGGNWKAEIEKLDNPTEEQIAEIKAAWQERHEIVMQAGGLHIIGTERHESRRIDNQLRGRSGRQGDPGSSRFYLSLDDALMRIYLNEGKLNMMRKAFSEEGEAMESKLLTKVIASAQAKVEAHNFDGRKYLLQYDDVANDQRKIIYEQRNELLEAHDISDMIENIREDVFNNVISQYIPPQSIEEMWDIPALETRLSQDFSLDLPIAKWLEEDDQLHEETLRERIVEKATEIYRQKEQLVGEESMRHFEQGVMLQNLDELWKEHLSAMDYLRKSIHLRGYAQKDPKQEYKKESFEMFTTMLETLKFNTISILSRIQVRSQEEVEEAERQRRAIAEKETAGYHTSDEEEQDFSKQKISRNAPCPCGSGKKYKHCHGSIA; from the coding sequence ATGATTACAAAATTAGCCACTGCCATTTTTGGAAGCAGTAACGATCGTACTCTACGCCGTTTAAGAAAACGTGTGTATCAAATCAATAAATTAGAAGCAGAATTTGAACAGCTCACCGATGAGCAACTACAAGCGAAAACTGCTGAATTTAAACAACGTTTAGCAGATGGTGCGAGTTTAGATAGCTTATTACACGAAGCTTTTGCAACAGTGCGTGAAGCAAGTAAACGTGTACTTGGTTTACGTCCTTTTGACGTTCAGCTTATCGGTGGAATGGTATTAACAGAACGTAATATCGCAGAAATGCGTACAGGGGAAGGAAAAACCTTAACCGCAACCTTACCTTGTTATTTAAACGCACTAACAGGCAAAGGTGTTCACGTTGTTACAGTAAATGATTATCTTGCACGTCGTGATGCAGAAACTAACCGCCCATTATTTGAATTTTTAGGCATGAGCGTGGCGGTAAATGTGCCAGGTTTATCACCAGCGGAAAAGCAAACCGCTTATGATGCGGATATTACCTATGCCACAAATAGTGAGCTCGGTTTTGACTATTTACGTGATAATTTAGCGAATTCAAAAGAAGATCGTTTTCAGAAAAATCTTTATTACGCATTAGTTGATGAAGTGGATTCTATCTTAATCGACGAAGCACGTACCCCTCTGATTATTTCAGGGCAAGCGGACGATGCAACCCATATTTATCAAGCGGTGGATCAAATTGTTCCACACTTAATCTTCCAAGAAAAAGAAGATACCGAAGAATACATCGGCGAAGGCGATTTTACCTTAGATCTTAAAAACAAACAGGCACATTTAACTGAGCGTGGTCAGGTTAAAGTAGAAGAATTACTGACTAAAATGGGGTTAATGCACGAGAATGAAACCCTTTATTCGCCTGCTCGTATCGGTTTATTACACCATACTTATGCGGCGTTGCGTGCTCATAAATTGTTTGAGAAAAATGTTGATTATATTATCAAAGATGGCGAAGTGGTGATCATCGATGAACACACAGGACGTACAATGGCAGGTCGTCGTTGGTCTGACGGTTTACACCAAGCGATTGAAGCCAAAGAGAAAGTTGAAATTCAAGCAGAAAACCAAACTGTGGCATCAATTACTTACCAAAACTATTTCCGTTTATATGAAAAATTAGCGGGAATGACAGGAACAGCAGATACCGAAGCCTACGAATTCCAACATATTTATGGCTTAGATACCATTGTTATCCCAACTAACAGACCGATGATCCGTGATGATCGCACCGATTTAATGTTCAAAACCGAAGCAGAAAAATTTGGGGCAGTTATTAAAGATATTCAAGATTGTATCGCTCGCAACCAACCCGTGTTAGTGGGAACGGTGTCGATTGAAAAATCAGAAGAGCTTTCTCAGGCATTAAATAAAGTAGGCATTGAGCATAAAGTATTAAATGCGAAATTCCACCAACAAGAAGCACAAATCATTGAAAATGCGGGCTATCCGGGTGCGGTCACTATTGCAACTAATATGGCAGGACGTGGAACGGATATCGTATTAGGCGGTAACTGGAAAGCGGAAATTGAGAAATTAGATAACCCAACAGAAGAACAAATTGCCGAGATCAAAGCCGCGTGGCAAGAACGCCACGAAATTGTGATGCAAGCAGGTGGTTTACATATTATTGGTACAGAACGCCACGAGTCACGTCGTATTGATAACCAGTTGCGTGGTCGTTCAGGTCGTCAAGGCGATCCGGGTTCATCACGTTTCTATCTTTCATTAGATGATGCGTTAATGCGAATTTACCTGAACGAAGGTAAATTAAATATGATGCGTAAAGCGTTCAGTGAAGAAGGCGAAGCAATGGAGTCTAAATTACTGACCAAAGTGATTGCCTCTGCACAAGCAAAAGTGGAAGCACACAACTTTGATGGACGTAAATATTTATTACAATATGATGATGTGGCGAACGATCAGCGTAAAATCATTTACGAACAACGTAATGAATTATTAGAAGCCCACGATATTTCAGATATGATTGAAAATATCCGTGAAGACGTCTTCAATAATGTAATAAGCCAGTATATTCCGCCACAATCTATTGAAGAAATGTGGGATATTCCAGCGTTAGAGACACGTTTATCGCAAGACTTCTCGTTAGATTTACCTATTGCAAAATGGCTTGAAGAAGACGATCAATTACACGAAGAAACCTTACGTGAAAGAATTGTTGAAAAAGCGACTGAAATCTATCGTCAAAAAGAACAACTTGTTGGCGAAGAATCAATGCGTCATTTTGAACAAGGCGTAATGTTGCAAAATCTTGACGAGCTTTGGAAAGAGCATTTATCGGCGATGGATTATCTACGAAAAAGTATTCATTTACGTGGCTATGCCCAAAAAGATCCAAAGCAAGAGTACAAAAAAGAATCATTTGAAATGTTTACCACGATGTTAGAAACCTTGAAATTTAACACTATCAGCATTTTAAGTCGTATTCAAGTACGTAGCCAAGAAGAAGTGGAAGAAGCAGAGCGTCAGCGTCGAGCAATTGCAGAAAAAGAAACCGCTGGTTATCATACTAGCGATGAAGAAGAGCAAGATTTCTCAAAACAAAAAATTTCACGCAATGCACCTTGCCCTTGTGGTTCAGGTAAAAAATATAAACATTGTCACGGTAGTATTGCTTAA
- the tsaE gene encoding tRNA (adenosine(37)-N6)-threonylcarbamoyltransferase complex ATPase subunit type 1 TsaE — translation MQNLTFSFKNETQMLQFGTQLAVIFKQYFAKSPNNSLVVYLNGELGAGKTTLTRSIVQAFGHTGNVKSPTYTLVEEYQLSPYSVYHFDLYRLSDPEELEFMGIRDYFQAQSLCLLEWAEKGKGVIAESNLDIQIDYADEGRNITLLPKTAELVEIITQLNNERTGT, via the coding sequence ATGCAAAACTTAACTTTTTCCTTTAAAAATGAAACTCAAATGCTACAATTTGGGACACAATTGGCGGTTATATTTAAGCAATATTTTGCAAAATCGCCTAATAACTCACTGGTTGTGTACTTAAATGGGGAACTTGGTGCAGGTAAAACGACACTAACAAGAAGTATCGTGCAAGCTTTTGGACATACAGGGAATGTCAAAAGTCCAACTTATACCCTAGTTGAAGAATATCAACTTTCGCCATATTCTGTTTATCACTTTGATCTTTATCGGTTAAGTGATCCAGAAGAATTAGAATTTATGGGCATTCGAGATTATTTTCAAGCTCAATCATTATGCTTGTTAGAATGGGCAGAAAAAGGAAAAGGAGTTATTGCAGAATCAAATTTAGACATTCAAATTGATTATGCAGATGAAGGACGAAATATTACACTCTTGCCTAAAACAGCCGAACTTGTGGAAATAATCACTCAATTAAATAATGAAAGAACAGGTACGTAA
- the lptB gene encoding LPS export ABC transporter ATP-binding protein translates to MAILSVENLAKSYKTRQVVKDVSLNVKSGEIVGLLGPNGAGKTTTFYMVVGLVRHDKGTIKIDDQDISLLPMHNRASQGIGYLPQEASIFRRLSVYDNLMAVLQIRKDLNNEQRKARANELIAEFNIDHIRHNLGQSLSGGERRRVEIARALAANPKFILLDEPFAGVDPISVIDIKKIIVNLKERGLGVLITDHNVRETLDVCERAYIVGSGEMIASGTPSQILEDKNVKQVYLGDQFKL, encoded by the coding sequence ATGGCAATTTTATCAGTTGAAAATTTAGCGAAAAGCTATAAAACTCGTCAAGTTGTTAAAGATGTTAGCTTGAATGTAAAATCAGGAGAAATTGTTGGTTTACTTGGTCCAAATGGTGCAGGAAAAACCACCACTTTTTATATGGTTGTGGGATTAGTTCGCCATGATAAAGGAACAATTAAAATTGATGATCAAGATATTAGTTTGCTACCAATGCACAATAGGGCGAGTCAAGGAATTGGTTATTTACCACAAGAAGCCTCTATTTTTCGCCGTTTAAGTGTCTATGATAACTTAATGGCTGTCTTGCAAATTCGTAAAGATTTGAATAATGAACAACGTAAAGCTCGTGCTAATGAGCTAATTGCTGAATTCAATATCGATCATATTCGTCACAATTTAGGACAATCTCTTTCTGGGGGCGAACGTCGCCGTGTAGAAATTGCCCGTGCCTTAGCCGCCAATCCAAAATTTATTTTATTAGATGAACCTTTTGCTGGGGTTGATCCAATTTCTGTTATTGATATTAAAAAAATTATCGTCAATTTAAAAGAACGTGGATTGGGGGTATTAATTACCGATCACAATGTGAGAGAAACCCTTGATGTGTGTGAAAGAGCCTATATTGTCGGCAGTGGCGAAATGATTGCTTCTGGTACACCATCACAAATTTTAGAAG
- the lptA gene encoding lipopolysaccharide transport periplasmic protein LptA, with protein MNFMKKILLLSLSLAPFSTVYCVTNDAQQPINIESKTQNFDMKKNTIIFDGDVVITQGSIKINADKVIILRQKGKKEIINAYGNPMKFHQVLDNGKPIDGQANQAHYDLGNEFLTLTGNAKLKQMDSSVEANKITYDVKKQQLKAAKQNTSSRVKTILIPTQLNNK; from the coding sequence ATGAATTTTATGAAGAAAATATTATTGCTTAGTTTATCGTTAGCCCCTTTTTCTACTGTTTATTGCGTAACAAACGATGCTCAACAACCGATTAATATTGAATCTAAAACCCAAAATTTTGATATGAAAAAAAATACCATTATTTTTGATGGCGATGTCGTGATTACACAAGGTTCAATTAAAATTAATGCGGATAAAGTCATTATTCTACGTCAGAAAGGCAAAAAAGAAATTATCAATGCTTATGGTAACCCAATGAAATTTCATCAAGTCCTTGATAATGGCAAACCTATTGATGGGCAAGCTAATCAAGCACATTATGATTTAGGAAATGAGTTTTTAACTCTAACTGGAAATGCAAAATTAAAACAAATGGATAGCTCAGTAGAAGCAAATAAAATTACTTATGATGTGAAAAAACAGCAATTAAAAGCAGCAAAACAAAACACATCATCACGAGTAAAAACTATCCTTATTCCAACACAATTAAATAATAAATAG